The following are encoded together in the Bactrocera neohumeralis isolate Rockhampton chromosome 6, APGP_CSIRO_Bneo_wtdbg2-racon-allhic-juicebox.fasta_v2, whole genome shotgun sequence genome:
- the LOC126763624 gene encoding uncharacterized protein LOC126763624: MVNELNKPPSQENLALGERLLDSQRQLQEMQEEHRQLLQEMQVLRQRAAALSHLNEQQFSRVGEQRRGTAPTPDAHENNTDPQQTDATEFAAAEVEEQETATIASPNDGVEQSANLNTESIQKTLSSSQTNASENDEDNDDPETAEYLQKKLAEIAALKARFKHVQNIMNTTEKIEEHIASKGILNSTATAALESSLTKLLIADSKDEVQSPCVTSTTTIQPTTKLNESDTNLQPTTKLNESDTNTQTEVKKYENTANDEEQTLNSYAPSQVANEELLSAMMNMFSDFTADLRSQADDLRAERDRLRALKEDLLRRKRQS; encoded by the exons ATGGTAAATGAACTCAACAAACCGCCTTCACAGGAAAATTTAGCGCTTGGTGag CGCCTGCTCGATTCGCAAAGGCAATTGCAAGAGATGCAGGAGGAACACCGACAGTTGCTACAAGAAATGCAAGTACTACGACAACGAGCCGCTGCTTTGAGTCATTTGAATGAACAGCAATTCAGTCGTGTTGGCGAACAGCGACGTGGAACGGCACCTACACCTGATGCACACGAAAATAATACAGACCCTCAACAGACCGATGCTACAGAATTTGCCGCTGCAGAAGTTGAGGAGCAAGAAACCGCTACTATTGCCTCACCAAATGATGGCGTGGAACAAAGCGCCAATTTAAATACAGAGAGCATTCAAAAAACACTCAGTTCTTCACAAACGAATGCGTCAGAAAACGACGAGGATAACGATGATCCCGAAACAGCGGAGTATTTGCAGAAAAAGTTAGCGGAAATTGCAGCATTGAAAGCTCGTTTTAAGCATGTTCAGAACATTATGAATACCACTGAAAAGATAGAGGAGCACATAGCCTCGAAAGGTATTCTAAATAGCACTGCTACAGCCGCATTGGAGAGTTCACTAACTAAATTACTTATTGCCGACAGTAAAGACGAAGTGCAGTCTCCATGTGTGACCAGCACAACGACTATTCAGCCAACTACTAAATTAAATGAAAGCGATACTAATTTGCAACCAACTACTAAATTAAATGAAAGCGATACTAATACACAAACTGaagttaaaaaatacgaaaatacagCGAACGACGAGGAGCAAACTCTTAATTCATATGCACCATCACAGGTGGCCAATGAGGAGCTACTTTCAGCCATGATGAATATGTTTAGCGATTTTACAGCAGATTTACGTAGTCAAGCGGATGATTTGCGTGCTGAACGTGATCGTTTGCGTGCGCTTAAAGAAGATCTTTTACGCAGGAAGCGTcagtcataa